A stretch of DNA from Chondrinema litorale:
TACCGCCAAAGATTATAAAAAGGGGGGCAAAAAGACAACCGTCAAACTCTCTACAAAAGAGTTTGTCAGGCGGTTTACATTGCACATTTTACCGAAAGGGTTTACCCGGATACGACACTATGGTATTTTGAGTAGTAGTTGGAAAAAGGGGAAACTGCCTCAACTGCAAATAGCTCTTGCTACCAAGGTATTAACCCCGATACTTCCTAAAGAACCGCTTTTACACCGCCAATGTCCCAGCTGTAAAACAGGCCGGTTACATACGGTCTTACTTTTTGATGTCCGTGGCCCACCAAAGGATTGGCAGCGATTACTTACTGATAAAAAACTTCTGTTGAACTCTTGAAAAAACTACGATCAGTAGCCTGGCCTTGCTATGTCCAAACAGGAAAAATATAGCCTAAAAGGTCCCTGAAATCAACAAATGGAAATGAATATGGTAGAAAAAGTAGCAATGAAAGAAAGGGTAAAGTCAAAATGGTCTCAAGTATAACTCAGTAAAAACTACTCAAAATAACGTATTCCCCATAGCTGGCACCTGATTCGTCAACACTGCATTCAGCTTTGGCCTATCGGCAAGCCGAATACTTAGTTATTGCTTTTAGTTTTTTAGATTCCAGTGACTGTCGTTCCATTTTTTGAATAGCTTATTTACATCCAACTTCGAAATACTATCTTCTTCAACTTCTACTTCCAATCCCCTTATAAATTGAAAGATATCATCTGCTATTTTGCGGTTAAGATTCTTGTTATCCCAGTTTAACTGCCATATCTCGTCAATATTCTCTTGAGAGCAACCAACACACAAACCGCCACCACCAACTTCTCCCAAATGTCCTATTCTAACAATTTTATAATCTTCCCACTCTTCATATTTACCACCTCCATTCCAATCGATATATATTTCTTTCAATCCAATGAAGTTGGAAAAGTAAAGTGAGAGGTGATCAATTTTAAACTTAACACTACCTACTGGAATTACCTCGCAATCATGATCTGAATACTTATCCAGTTGTAGTTCTGACTCTACCTCAAACGTTTCAACAAATATTTTAAATTTTGGAGGGAGAATTAGGCCATATTCTTATTCAAGAGATTCAAAATCTACTATAGATTGTATTGGTCTAGCTTTAAGAAGTTCAAATGATGTTTTCATCGATAAAGGTCAATTCTAATAAGCACAATTAGACATAAAAAACAGCCAACTGCTTAAAATACTCAGTTACTTTAAATATATAATACCTCAAGTATAAAGGATTTTTAACCCTTTAAAAATTACTCTTAACGATTTGATATAGGCTGTTAGTAAAACAATTTCAAACGACTGGCATCATAGTATTTATGATACAATTTCATACACAACAATCCAAAAAATTAGACCTGAATATGTTAAAAAGTGTAGCCCTCTTAAGCGAATGATATCGTAAACAAATAGTGATATCCATAGAATAAGCCATATGATTGGTGCCACTACTGCTGCATTTGTACCTGTATTCATTCCAACTCTACTTAATAGAGGTTCCATCATTAAAAGAATAGCCACGAAAACGGAATGTTTATGTAGCTCAGGTTTATCCCTTTTAAAATATGACAAGCCTATGAGTAAAATAAAGACCGGAAAGAATATTCGGTTGGCTTTTCCAAAAAACGGTAGTTCTGAGTAGGGAACGTCAATAAAGTTTAGATAAGCTATACTTATAATCACTAAAACTGCTATAAAAAAGCCCACAATACCTAGTCTTTTATGGGCTTTCACATTCAATTTCCGAATGTGATTGGTTTGAATTACAATAATTGTATACCACGAGAACATAATCAATCCATGAATGACGTAAAACGGATTACTGTTGCTCTCTTGATGAACATCAAACAGATAGTTGTCCGAAAATGCTATAAGTCCAATAATTAGAATAATGACACTTAAAACAAAATAATAGTTTTTTGTGTAAAAATTAGTTCTTTTTACTTTTTGGGTTTTATTCATGATCAGTTAAATTATTGCCAACAATTAGCTGTTTGTGTATGGCATGCAGGTATTTGAATTATTAATCACACTAAATTTAGTGATTTTTAAATTCTTTTAAAATTCCTCTTAACTTTATGAATGTAGGCGTACCTAAAAGGCAATGAAATGTTTGAATAATCTTTTATCGTTGAAAATGATTGCGGCAAGACTTATAAAGTATGTAGATGCCTTTTTAAAGATGATTTTGTGATTCTCGTTTTAAAAATTGTTTATTCATTGTTATTATATTTCTTTAGTCGATAGATCATCTCTTTACGAATTCCTAAATCGGCAGACTGAGTATATTCTCGAATTAGTTCAATAGCCTCTTTGGTACCAATTTTATACAGAGCCCAACTAAACCACTTTGCAATTGCACTAGATTCAGAAGCAGTGTATTCCAAAAAATCAAAATTCGATTCAAGTGCTTTCCTAATGTAAGGCACACTACTTGGATCCCCTATGTCTTGGATCGTTTTTGTAATTTCCTGATGGCGCCAATGATGAGGTATAATCATTAACTGATTCAAAATATTAAGGTATCTTTTATAATTGCCGGAAATCCAAATTAACTGAATCGCAAAATCTAGTTTTTCAGGATCTTGTTTATTAATAGTTTTAGTTATTTGAGATAATACATATTCGGAGTCTTCTTCCAAATCTACCCCAAATTTTCCCAAAAGGAGTTCAAGAGAAATTTCTCCTAACTCATACTGTTCAATCAATTTCTCTTGTTTTCTTGTCATTTTTTGTTTCCGCTAATTTCTTTTCTGTCTTAAGAACAATCCTTTTTCACTGTATTCAATATCAAAGTTATTTTGTAATCTCAATCCTTGAAATGATGTATGTGTGGATAGTATTTCTTTAAGATTTTTTTCTGTAATATTTATGCCTTCAACCGGACTAAGCTTGATGCTTACCAATTCAAATTTGCTCATTTTTTCATTGGATGTATCAATGGTTATTTCAACAATAACAGTGTTGCCTTCAAAGGCCATTTGTGTGCCATAGGTTTCGTATTGGTGGTAATCTTGTAAAAACTTTAGACCTTCAAACTGGTTAAGCGGGAAGTAATTCTTAGGGTTGATACGTTCAACGTTTTGGTGCTCAATAGCACTTTCTTCAACTGAATAAAATCGATAGTAGGATTTATCAATTGCCAATATTTCGAAAATATTTACTCCTTCAAACCAGTAGTTATCTAGCAGAATTACATCAGTAAATGATTCGCAATCTATTTCCGTTTTACTAAATATCTGAGATATTTCCTTTCTGTTTGCCAATACAAAATTAGATGAGACCATGTCCCATCCATCTAAATCCATTTTAGTCGCTATGGAAAACCAAGCCTGCTCAATAGAACCTGACTCATGCTGATTAACCTTGTATTCTTTTATTTTTTTATTCTCATACAGGCTTGAAACATAGCTAACAGGGATGAGCTTCGGATTAGACTCAAAGTAAATACTCATCGACTTTTTAGTAAGTATTCTCTTTGTTTCTGATGCTTCAATTTTTTTAAAATCTGCATACTCAAAAAGTTCTACATTGTAGTATTTAATCTTTAGTCCCTCTTTAAAAAAGTCTGTTAAAATGTATAAAAAGCTTCCTTTAGTATTTCCAACCTTAAAATAATAGTCAGTTTTAATTTTTAGAATGGCGTTTTGTTTATCCAATAATGTAAGCTCAAAAAAGCACCCATCGTAATTGAATTTATGTAAACTTTCTAAGGTGATATTTCTAGTTGTTAAATACTCCCCCAATTGATCCCAGAAATCATCTGCAATTTTACATTCATCAACTTTTATGATATACTCAAAAAATCTATTCATAATAGTATGTTACGATTGATATATAATTGTTGCCTACTTCCTACCCGATTACAGAAGTTATACTCTTAAAATTATTATTATGCATAATCTGTTATTCACCTTTCCATTTTCCGGTTTTCTTTAATAATTCAATCATCTTTGGAGATGGAGTATGTGTTATATCTTTAATAACACCTTTGTCATAATCAATAAAATGTTCAATTATTGACTCTATAAACGACATAAAATCGTTCGATACCAAATGCGTAATTTGCAATAGCAACTCCTCATGAAACCAATAATTAATGGTGTATGTACCATTTTTATTAATTAAAAATCCTATGTAATCACCTAAACAACCTTCGATGAAAGGGATAAAATTAGCTGGAAACTGGTCATCATACATTTTTAAGATTTCACTTATTGAGTTGTGAGAATCATCCCATTTTAAAAATCTGCCAATTGGAGTATAATTATTTTCAATCGTGATTCTGGGTATTTCTGAAACACCAACAGCATAAACATCAGACATTATCGATATAGCTCCATAAGATTTTATAAAATCAATGTATGAACTTGGAGCCTTAAAGTTTTTAGACAAGAATAACTCTTTTACCTCACTTTCTTCTTGAGCAGTAGGAAAATAATCAACCTTTTTTTCAAAAGATTCTATGTTCTGATAAGTCTTCATATTATTGGCTAACCGTATTATACTAACTTGATCTCTGCAATGCTATCAGTTTAACAACTTTATGTATTATATATCGCTGTTTTGTTATTCAATGCATACAACAAACTAATAAAGCTATCATCATCTTTAATCTTGAATGTTTTTCTTTCAAATAAGTTTTCTGAATTGGTGTATCGAATGGAAACAGCGTGAAAAGGCTTAGCATTATTAAACTCGACATTATCTACACAGGAAAGATCTAATCTAAATGTCGAAATATTCTTTGCAGAAAAGTTCTTTTGAATATTTAACTCAATAAAATCATCCTCAAGGTTGATATTATGTACATAATACTCCTTTTTAAGCATAATAAAGATTCCAAAAATAGCTAAACTTAAACAAAGTATAATTAGAATAAATCTCCAATCACTAGGCTCTTTAATAATAAATGCAATTGCTATGATCGGAGCAATTTTTAGATCATAAAATTTATCTTTCAGTATATCGGTTATCATTGAAGTTGTCTAAAGTAGTTATACTGTAAAAATGCTTTTATCCAAAATATTATTCTTTTCCTGAAAAAGACCTGTAATCTTATATTTTCGAGTTTGAAAAAAAAGCTATCATTTGAGGGAAGTAGAATTTTGAAAAGTAGTTAACAAAACAAATAATCCATTTTTAGTAATTATGCCAAATTATATATAAATCAACTAGATTAATTTTTTATTTTAGACAACTTCATTATTAAAAATTCTATTTATAAAGTAACTGCGGGTGAGGAGAAAGCTTTCAATTTTCTATCTAAACAGTATCGTTGTTCTTTAATGTAATTATTTATTCTTTTTAAATTCAGGAGTACATAGATTACCCGTGGCTCCACTTGTATAATTTAAAACTATATTTTCTTTATAAAACATACTCATACAATTATCAGAATACTCTTCTTGTTGTTCCGCAGTAAGATTTTTATCAAATACTGAAAAACTCAATAATGCCATTCCACTAAATCCGTATTCTATTTCTACTGGTTTCCTATTGCAAATTCCAATACAATTTGCTCTCTCTAGCTTATTATATAATTCACTCAATGTTTCTCTGTTCCAGTTTAGTTTATTTTCAACTAATTCTAAAGATTTTGTTGTATCACCATATTTTTTTTCATTTTTGGATTGAGGTGGTTCTTTATAGTTATCCAAATCGACATTCCACTGACTAAATAAAGTTTCTCTCTTCGTTGAATCCCCAATTGGTTGGTAAACAAATAAGTCTATATTAGTCGATGAATTATATTGAATCCTGACAATCCAGTTTGCTGGAACGATTTCATTAAAGTAATTTTTCAATTCCGTTATTTCATTCGATTTTTCATCAATGTTATACTTCATTCCCTGAATTGAAGCCATCCCACAACTTGAAATGAATATTGGAATAATTAGAATATTTATCAGATGATTTAGTCTCATTTATTTCTGCTTCAAGGTATCTATAAATGCATGTATCTGTAGCTTATGCGATAATATAATGCAGCTATAATTTCATGCAATTTGTTTTATTCTTTTTTCGGTTTTGGGATGTTAATAGATGGAAGCTTGTCTCCCATTTGCTTTGCAACTTGGTAATGCGACCAATTTTCTATTTCCTGCTCCCCATAGATAATCATTCTAACTTCTGTATCCTTTACATCCATATCACCAACATACATTCTTTCATGTTCAGGAATATTTTCATAAACTTCTTTTAATTTCTCTTTCAATGTTTCTGTTGGATTATCCATATACTGTTTATATACCTCTCTGCATACATCAAGATTTGAAGGCTCACCTCTTAATACCCTAATTGTATCCTTCACCTCAAGAAGCTTTTCTGAAATCTTTTCGGAGTAATTTTCTTCCTGAATCTTGAATTTCCCCAATCCCAAAATATGCACCTGTGCTCCAATAGGTAATTCAGATAAAACTTTGCCTTCAGAAATCATTTCTTCAAATTGAGCTAATGTTAGCTCAAAAGGTTCTTCAAATCGGTTAACTATAATTGAATCTTCTCTATAAATATCAAATCTTACTAAATGATATTCACTGTTGGCATCCAACAAAAAAAGGTTTATTCCTTCACCTTTAATTCTCTCAGGAAACGGATCGTTGGGTACTCGCTTCTTTTCTTTATAGGTTTTACCTTTTCCGCTTTCACCAATCCTAATACCATTCACTTTCTTTTCTGAATAAGTATAAAGATTAGTAAGATTTGGGTTCAGTTGTTTCACGATTGACCACACGTAGTCTATAAATGAATCCTTGTCATAATTCCATGAACCTTCATTTATAGTCCAGCTCCCAAGACTATGAATTGAAATTTCACTACCATTAGGAATACTTACAGATACCCAACCTCTTTGCACATCCTTTTTAAAGTGTTCAAAATCTTCGAAGTTCCAACACTCTACTCGACCATCCTCGTAGACCTCTAGATCAACAAAAAAATATGTCCCATTTTTTATAATTCCTGGTATTGATACACCTTCAATTATTTTACTCCGATAAGTTTTAGGAAGATTGAAATTCATTTTATTCAGATATAAACTACAAAACCCAAATATAGAGCTGTATTTCTAGACAATTAACAATCTAAGTTAATATTCCTTTATTCAAACTACTAAGTAGTGACTTTCACTATTCCGTTAATCATATACACTTTCTTACCTAAAGATCACGTTGGCTTGAATTAATTATTTGATAGCTTTTTTGCTATTTCTTTTTCATAAAAGTTGTAATAATATCTCTCGCTCATTAGAGTTAATCTTAGCTCCTAAGCTATCTAAAATTAATTTTTCATTTTCTTTCTATCAATGTAATCAAAATCAGCACTTTGAGCATAACTATGGTGAATAATCAACAACAAAAGGAAATCGATAAATAAAATCTTAATTTGATATTTAATTGATAACGCAAAACGATTCAATCGCATAATTATATTAGCAAAATATGGGACAATTGAAACTCCTACCTTTAGGTTTACAAAAGAAACGGCTCAAATAAATGAATATATTTGAGATATGAGAAAAAGATATGACAAAGAATTTAAGACCATGATAGCCGAGTTGTTGCTATCGGGTCAACATCCTAACAGTGTAGCTGAGGAATATGGTATCCATGCAAGTACAGCCCGTTTGTGGAAAAGACAATATACTGGAGAGAAGTAAGCATTTACAGGCTCTGGAAACCCCTCTTTGACCCTAGAAGAAAAGGAAATCCGCCGTTTGAAAAAACAGTTGAGAGAAACAGAATTAGAGAGGGATATTTTAAAAAAGGCTATAAGCATCTTCTCCGCGAGCGACAGGAAAGGTACGATTTCATAGAACATCATAGAGGGGAGTTTTCTGTTGAGACGATGTGTAAATGCCTTGGGGTAAGCAGAAATGCTTATTATAAATGGATACGTAAAGGAAAGGAGAAAATAAGCAAAGAAAGCATAACAGAAGTTCTTAAGAAGAAAATAAGGACTATATGGGAAGAGAACCGTAAAGTCTATGGTAGTCCTAAAATTACTAAGATCCTTGAAAGGCAGGGAGATTTTTACCACGAGTCCTATATTTCAAGAATGATGAAAGAAATGGGCATCAAAAGCCTGACAAGGCGTAAATATGTTGTGACCACAGATTCCAAGCATTCATATCCAATATGTGAAAATGTGCTTGACAGGGCATTTGAGGTAGAACAATTGGGTAAGGTATGGGTATCAGATATTACCTACATAAAATGTAATGACCAGTGGTTATACTTAACTTCTGTCATCGATTTGGCAGATAGAAAAGTAGTGGGTTGGTCTTTAAGTAAGGATATGACAACCCAAAATACCGTTTACCAGGCATGGACAAATGCCAGAAAAGAGCGTGAAATCATCGAAGGGTTTATCTTTCATTCGGACAGGGGTGCCCAATACGCTGCCTATCAGATAAGTGAACTGTTCAGATTGAATATAAAAGTGACACAGAGCATGAGCAGGAAGGGCAATTGCTGGGATAATGCAGTAGCTGAATCCTTTTTTAGGTCTATCAAATGTGAGATGATATACTTGAATGATTTCAGTAATTTTCAACAGGTTTTTGAAGCTATAAAAGAATATATAGATTGGTATAATACAAAGAGAATCCATCAAGGATTAGGATATTTGACACCCACTGAAAAAGAAAAAATATTAAGAAATCATGTAATTAAAAGAGCTGCATAAATTTGTACTCTTTTTTGTAGGAATATCAAATGACTAAGCCTATAAACAAGCAGGATAAAATGGTAATTCCTAAAAACACACGTATTAAGATTTTCTTAAAAGCCTTAATATAAAGTTCAATATGTTCTTAATCATATTATCGGTTGTGAAATTATTAGAAGGTTTTAAATGTAACTTCTGCGGTTTTGGGTATTATATACACCCCAAAGCTTTGTTTAAAAGTAAAACCATGAGATTATAAGTACTGCTATTATTAGTGTTTTTCTTTTATGATTAGCTATTATATTAAACTAAAACCCAAAAATAATCCCTCTTAAAAAAAGCTTCAACTCTCATTAATTCTTCTCTACCATTTACTTTAAAGCTAACTTCACTAGCGATAATTGTTATTATCTAATTAGGATATTCAAATCAATAAATTTAATATACATTTGAGACCATGTCTGATCAATTAATCAATACATTCAAATGAAAAAGTATTTTCTGCTTATATTTTTCTTATCTCCATTAAGCTTGTTGGCGCAGCAAAAAGCAAAACAGTTTGTTTTATTTGACGAGGAGTTTACATATACCAAAGAAAATGCTGATAATTCTACACCTAGTAAGTCGCATTATTATGTAACTAATAAGATGTTGAACCCCAATATACCCAAAGACTGGACTTCTCCTGTAGATTATCGCAATGGCACTGTGCACATACGAATTGAAATCTTGAAAAAGCCTGAGGGAAAAGCGCCCACCAAATGGACACTTTGCTATATTCCAAACAAAGGAAAGGGTAATGGCTATGGTTGTACTGGAACAGATTTGTATCTCGAAGAAGGAGTTTATGAGAAAGATGTTCCCATGACTGAGTTCTGGGAAAATGAATCTATTGTATGGTCAGAAGGAATTAAGCAGATGGATCTTGTAATAAAAGATGATAGTGGTGGGCAAGGACATGCACACAAACGTGCTGATCATGAAAATTTCTTTCCTACAAAAGTTCGTATTACTATGATACAAGTTGCAGCAGGTACAACATATGATCCTACTTTAATACCTAATTTTTCTGTTAAGAAAAAGAAAAAATGATAGTTATAAATTACTGAAATGCATCTAAAGATTGTTGTGATTTTTTTTAATGTTGTATCCTCTATTTTGCTTTAAGGCGATTAGTGTTTTTATAAAAATAAGGGTCAATAAGGAAGGTGCTAATCCGATAAATATGGAATAATATGTATTATATGGCTCCAACAATTCAATTTTTGCGCTTTCTTGAAATATCAAATATCCATAAGGTTGGGAGTCATAAAATAGTGTGGTTATAAAATTCCAACCTAAATGGAAACCTAAAGGCATCATTATCGATTTAGTTTTTGCAAATGTATAAGCCCAAACATATCCGGTAAAACCAGTAGTAATAAGTACATATAACAAGAGGATAATACTTGAACCTATAATTCCATAAGATATCCAATGATAAATCCCAAAAGCTACTGCGGAAACAAGAATTGCTTTTTGCATTCCTATTCTTTTAATCAGTATATATAATAGTACACCTCTAAATATAAGATCTTCGGTTAAAGCTGATTTTAAGTGATACCAAAGTGCGCTAAAAATCGAAAAGTAATTTATAGGTGAATTAATTCTCCAAGAAATTGAATTAACCTGAGTATCTAAATAGATGAATATAATTTTAAGAAGAAAAATAAAACCAACTCCTATTACAAATTGCAATAAGCTTTTTTTGATTGGGTAAAAACCTAAAACAAGCAGGTTTTCTTTTTCTAAATAATGAAGTAATAACCAAGAAATGCCAAGAATAACTAAAATCCCAACCATTATAAATTCTTATAACTTGAGTTACTTATTCTTGATATGGCTTTATTTTTCCATAGTCTCAGTAGTATAAAACTCAATGCGGTAATAACTACCAAATAATAAATACATAACTCAAAATCAGTCTCTGGAAAAGTACTCGACTGGGCAATATAAGCAGTAGCTAACAAAAGGGTAGTACTTATAATTAAAATAGAGAAAATGAATTCTCTATAAAATGATATTTCTTTCTGTACACTTATACAATTATCACTATTTTTTAAAAAATCTAATGAGAAGTTAAGGTTGTTTGAAAGTATTTTTAATGTATGCATTCTTGGAGTTACTTCTCCTTTTTCTATTCGCTGGATAGAGCGCAAACTTATGTTAGAAATTTCTGCTAATTCCTTTTG
This window harbors:
- a CDS encoding HEAT repeat domain-containing protein, with translation MTRKQEKLIEQYELGEISLELLLGKFGVDLEEDSEYVLSQITKTINKQDPEKLDFAIQLIWISGNYKRYLNILNQLMIIPHHWRHQEITKTIQDIGDPSSVPYIRKALESNFDFLEYTASESSAIAKWFSWALYKIGTKEAIELIREYTQSADLGIRKEMIYRLKKYNNNE
- a CDS encoding SMI1/KNR4 family protein produces the protein MKTYQNIESFEKKVDYFPTAQEESEVKELFLSKNFKAPSSYIDFIKSYGAISIMSDVYAVGVSEIPRITIENNYTPIGRFLKWDDSHNSISEILKMYDDQFPANFIPFIEGCLGDYIGFLINKNGTYTINYWFHEELLLQITHLVSNDFMSFIESIIEHFIDYDKGVIKDITHTPSPKMIELLKKTGKWKGE
- a CDS encoding DUF7638 domain-containing protein, encoding MNFNLPKTYRSKIIEGVSIPGIIKNGTYFFVDLEVYEDGRVECWNFEDFEHFKKDVQRGWVSVSIPNGSEISIHSLGSWTINEGSWNYDKDSFIDYVWSIVKQLNPNLTNLYTYSEKKVNGIRIGESGKGKTYKEKKRVPNDPFPERIKGEGINLFLLDANSEYHLVRFDIYREDSIIVNRFEEPFELTLAQFEEMISEGKVLSELPIGAQVHILGLGKFKIQEENYSEKISEKLLEVKDTIRVLRGEPSNLDVCREVYKQYMDNPTETLKEKLKEVYENIPEHERMYVGDMDVKDTEVRMIIYGEQEIENWSHYQVAKQMGDKLPSINIPKPKKE
- a CDS encoding CPBP family intramembrane glutamic endopeptidase, which translates into the protein MVGILVILGISWLLLHYLEKENLLVLGFYPIKKSLLQFVIGVGFIFLLKIIFIYLDTQVNSISWRINSPINYFSIFSALWYHLKSALTEDLIFRGVLLYILIKRIGMQKAILVSAVAFGIYHWISYGIIGSSIILLLYVLITTGFTGYVWAYTFAKTKSIMMPLGFHLGWNFITTLFYDSQPYGYLIFQESAKIELLEPYNTYYSIFIGLAPSLLTLIFIKTLIALKQNRGYNIKKNHNNL
- a CDS encoding helix-turn-helix domain-containing protein — encoded protein: MNKEQQKMIATIVKEKRINLNYTQKELAEISNISLRSIQRIEKGEVTPRMHTLKILSNNLNFSLDFLKNSDNCISVQKEISFYREFIFSILIISTTLLLATAYIAQSSTFPETDFELCIYYLVVITALSFILLRLWKNKAISRISNSSYKNL